In Ruminococcus sp. HUN007, a genomic segment contains:
- a CDS encoding LysR family transcriptional regulator substrate-binding protein yields MCRAAGFSPEIIIESNNLDTIFSFVCEGIGVAFVPDTFIKFAVVPSHPAYYAISNQDAEKHIKLIYKKNKYLSAPALEFCNTLRELIGMGTWK; encoded by the coding sequence ATCTGCAGGGCGGCCGGATTTTCTCCTGAGATCATAATAGAGTCAAATAATCTTGACACTATTTTTTCATTTGTCTGTGAAGGGATAGGAGTGGCGTTTGTGCCTGATACATTCATAAAGTTTGCTGTAGTACCGTCTCATCCTGCTTATTATGCTATCAGTAATCAGGATGCAGAAAAGCATATAAAGCTGATCTATAAAAAGAATAAATATCTTTCAGCACCTGCACTTGAGTTCTGCAATACTTTAAGAGAACTCATAGGAATGGGTACATGGAAATAA
- a CDS encoding glycoside hydrolase family 11 protein has protein sequence MKHTKKIISGFIAMSMALSVAAPAELISLSDVLTVKAAQVGQTFKVAGRDTQFKEDNVDGYSYEVWLDQTGGSGSMTLGSGGTFSTEWSAQVSKGNFLARRGRNYDATKKATEYGPIVMDYAADYSASSQGNSRLCVYGWMKNPLVEYYIIEDWVNWCPKPEGASKTVTIDGAEYEIFQLDHYGPTINGTTETFKQYFSVRKSKRTSGTITVSDHFKAWAAAGWNIGNLTEVALNVEGWESSGKANVTKLNIGTSSKENPTSQPSSEPSKAPVAKISGTPVSAGTGLSTDCESDAAGWTARGDGVELLLSGDMKSGGSKALAVTGRSASWNGIQNASSDLKAGGSYSFSSSVGYKNDNYSSAGFTFGVQYDLNGDTNYDNIADATASSGKMTDLSGDFKIPAGAENISLYVQTAYSENDTDADLIDFFIDDIKVTGGSDSTTPATSDPGTPSSAEDFTFGDINDDEKIDITDLSLLAVHLIDKTKFTDKQTLAADVAYNGTVELADLATLRQFISKVIDKLGEGYVAPVKQSPSPSPSPSKQASPSPTAKPSTPSTFTSSGKTFKVAGKDTQFKNDNVDGYSYEIWLDQTGGSGSMTLGSGGTFSTEWSAQVSKGNFLARRGRNYDATKKATEYGPIVMDYAADYSASSQGNSRLCVYGWMKNPLVEYYIIEDWVNWCPKPEGASKTVTIDGAEYEIFQLDHYGPTILGTTETFKQYFSVRKSKRTSGTITVSDHFKAWAAAGWNIGNLTEVALNVEGWESSGKATVSKLTISSGIADTTPSAQPTSGQQVPQETAKSTGSKGKVVNGVWTSDADVSWIDASKPMVAISFDDGPIANSQNPGRIHNALTKNGFHATFFYWGERIRGNEQEIKNAFNAGFEVANHTWTHPNLTGQGDKGKSEVQKTKQALDAIIGGDNDYLLRPPYLNFDASVGQAVGVPCPNCGLDTKDWDGASKDQILNTLKTALANGSLRNKVVLCHENYDTTAGAMEEFLPYLKSQGWQCVTVSEMFKAQGKTMQAGQLYNECK, from the coding sequence ATGAAACACACAAAAAAAATCATAAGTGGTTTCATCGCAATGTCAATGGCACTGTCTGTCGCAGCACCGGCTGAACTGATCAGCTTATCGGATGTCCTTACAGTTAAGGCAGCGCAAGTCGGTCAGACGTTCAAAGTTGCGGGCAGAGACACACAGTTCAAGGAAGACAATGTTGACGGCTACAGCTACGAGGTCTGGCTTGACCAGACAGGCGGAAGCGGTTCCATGACTCTTGGCAGCGGCGGTACATTCAGCACTGAATGGAGCGCTCAGGTTTCAAAGGGTAACTTCCTTGCCCGCCGAGGCAGAAACTACGACGCTACAAAGAAAGCTACAGAATATGGTCCGATCGTAATGGACTATGCAGCTGACTATTCAGCAAGCTCACAGGGTAACTCAAGACTCTGCGTATACGGCTGGATGAAGAATCCTCTCGTTGAATACTACATCATCGAAGACTGGGTAAACTGGTGCCCGAAACCGGAAGGTGCAAGCAAGACAGTTACTATCGACGGTGCTGAATACGAGATCTTCCAGCTCGACCACTACGGTCCTACTATCAACGGTACAACCGAAACATTCAAGCAGTACTTCAGCGTTCGTAAGTCAAAGAGAACATCAGGTACTATTACAGTATCAGATCACTTCAAGGCATGGGCAGCTGCAGGCTGGAACATCGGTAACCTTACAGAAGTTGCTCTCAACGTTGAAGGATGGGAAAGCAGCGGTAAGGCTAACGTAACAAAACTCAATATTGGTACATCAAGCAAAGAAAATCCGACTTCACAGCCATCTTCAGAACCTTCAAAGGCTCCTGTTGCCAAGATCAGCGGAACACCTGTTTCAGCAGGTACAGGTCTTTCAACAGACTGTGAAAGCGATGCAGCCGGCTGGACAGCAAGAGGCGACGGCGTTGAACTTCTTCTCTCAGGAGATATGAAGAGCGGCGGTTCAAAGGCTCTTGCAGTTACAGGAAGATCAGCTTCATGGAACGGTATCCAGAACGCTTCTTCTGATCTCAAGGCAGGCGGTTCATACAGCTTCAGTTCTTCAGTTGGTTACAAGAACGACAACTACTCATCAGCAGGTTTCACATTCGGTGTTCAGTATGACCTGAACGGTGATACAAACTATGATAACATAGCTGATGCAACAGCATCAAGCGGCAAGATGACAGATCTCTCAGGAGATTTCAAGATCCCTGCAGGTGCTGAAAACATCTCACTCTATGTTCAGACAGCTTACTCGGAAAATGATACAGATGCTGACCTTATCGATTTCTTCATCGATGACATCAAGGTAACAGGCGGCTCAGACAGCACAACACCTGCTACATCGGATCCGGGCACACCGTCATCTGCTGAAGACTTCACATTCGGTGATATCAACGACGACGAAAAGATTGACATCACAGACCTTTCACTTTTAGCTGTACATCTTATTGACAAGACAAAGTTCACAGACAAGCAGACACTTGCTGCTGACGTTGCCTACAACGGTACAGTTGAACTTGCTGACCTTGCTACTTTAAGACAGTTCATTTCAAAGGTGATCGATAAACTCGGCGAAGGATACGTAGCTCCGGTTAAGCAGTCTCCTTCCCCGTCACCTTCTCCTTCAAAGCAGGCTTCACCTTCTCCTACAGCAAAGCCGAGCACACCAAGTACTTTCACATCAAGCGGCAAGACATTCAAAGTTGCAGGCAAAGACACACAGTTCAAGAATGACAACGTTGACGGCTACAGCTACGAGATCTGGCTTGACCAGACAGGCGGAAGCGGTTCAATGACACTTGGAAGCGGCGGTACATTCAGCACTGAATGGAGCGCTCAGGTTTCAAAGGGTAACTTCCTTGCCCGCCGAGGCAGAAACTACGACGCTACAAAGAAAGCTACAGAATACGGTCCTATCGTAATGGACTACGCCGCTGACTATTCAGCAAGCTCACAGGGTAACTCAAGACTCTGCGTATACGGCTGGATGAAGAATCCTCTCGTTGAATACTACATCATCGAAGACTGGGTAAACTGGTGCCCGAAACCGGAAGGTGCAAGCAAGACAGTTACTATCGACGGTGCTGAATACGAGATCTTCCAGCTCGACCACTACGGCCCGACTATCCTCGGTACAACAGAAACATTCAAGCAGTACTTCAGTGTCCGTAAGTCAAAGAGAACATCAGGTACCATCACAGTATCAGATCACTTCAAGGCTTGGGCAGCTGCAGGCTGGAACATAGGTAACCTTACAGAAGTTGCTCTCAACGTTGAAGGATGGGAAAGCAGCGGTAAGGCTACAGTATCAAAGCTTACTATCAGTTCAGGCATCGCTGACACAACACCGTCAGCTCAGCCGACTTCAGGCCAGCAGGTTCCTCAGGAAACTGCTAAGTCTACTGGTTCAAAGGGTAAGGTAGTAAACGGCGTATGGACATCAGATGCTGACGTTTCATGGATCGATGCTTCAAAGCCTATGGTTGCTATCTCATTCGATGACGGCCCGATCGCTAACTCACAGAATCCTGGCAGAATCCATAATGCTCTTACGAAGAACGGCTTCCACGCTACATTCTTCTACTGGGGCGAAAGAATCCGCGGCAACGAGCAGGAAATCAAGAATGCTTTCAACGCAGGTTTCGAAGTAGCTAACCACACATGGACTCATCCGAACCTCACGGGACAGGGTGACAAGGGCAAGAGCGAAGTTCAGAAGACAAAGCAGGCTCTCGATGCTATCATCGGCGGCGACAACGACTATCTCTTAAGACCTCCTTACCTCAACTTTGATGCAAGCGTGGGTCAGGCAGTAGGTGTTCCTTGTCCGAACTGCGGTCTCGATACAAAGGACTGGGACGGTGCTTCAAAGGATCAGATCCTCAACACTCTCAAGACTGCTCTTGCAAACGGTTCACTCAGAAACAAGGTTGTTCTCTGCCACGAAAACTATGACACAACAGCAGGCGCTATGGAAGAGTTCCTTCCATACCTCAAGAGCCAGGGCTGGCAGTGTGTAACAGTTTCAGAAATGTTCAAGGCACAGGGCAAGACAATGCAGGCTGGTCAGCTTTACAACGAATGCAAATAA
- a CDS encoding glycoside hydrolase family 11 protein — protein sequence MNHKKVLSGFIALSMAISVAAPAELISLSDVLTVKAADQAGQKFTVGNGQNQHKADNVDGYSYEIWLDNTGGSGSMTLGSGGTFSTEWSAQVSSGNFLARRGRNYDATKKATEYGPIVMDYAADYSASSQGNSRLCVYGWMKNPLVEYYIIEDWVNWCPKPNGASKTVTIDGAEYEIFQLDHTGPTILGTTETFKQYFSVRKSKRTSGTITVSDHFKAWADAGWNIGNLTEVALNVEGWESSGKANVTKLSIGTGSGGSSNTQQAPQQNPGQNPQQDTQQNPWGGGDPNQQNPWGGQMPWGDQNPNGGGDPNQQNPWGGQMPWGDQNPNGGGDPNQQNPWGGQMPWGDQNPVAAQDPNQQNPWGGQMPWGDQNPNGGQAPQGQQNSGQTAAADFTFGDINDDTKIDITDLSLLAVHLIDKTNFTDKQKLSADVAYNGSIELADLATLRQFISKVITKLGEGYTAPANQPSSQQQPQQNPGQQQPQQNPEQQNPWGSQMPWGDQNPNGGGDPNQQNPWGGQMPWGDQNPNGGQAPQGQQPQTQQPGQGSFTANGQKFSVGNGQNQHKNDNVDGYSYEIWLDNTGGSGSMTLGSGGTFSTEWSAQVSSGNFLARRGRNYDATKKATEYGPIVMDYAADYSASSQGNSRLCVYGWMKNPLVEYYIIEDWVNWCPKPNGASKTVTIDGAEYEIFQLDHTGPTILGTTETFKQYFSVRKSKRTSGTITVSDHFKAWAAAGWNIGNLTEVALNVEGWESSGKANVTKLTIGTGSGESSNTQQAPQQNPGQNPGQNPWGGQMPWGGDQNPNGGQNPGEQQVPQQTAKSTGSKGKVQNGVWTSDADVSWIDASKPMVAIAFDDGPIANSQNPGRIHKALTQNGFHATFFYWGERIAGNEQEIKNAFNAGFEVANHSWTHPNLTGQGDKGKSEYQRCKQALDAIIGGDNDYLLRPPYLNFDSGVGQAVGVPCPNCGLDTKDWDGASKDQILNTLKSALSNGSLRNKVVLCHENYDTTAGAMEEFLPYLKSQGWQCVTVSEMFKAQGKTMQAGQLYDDCR from the coding sequence AGAATGGAGCGCTCAGGTTTCAAGCGGTAACTTCCTTGCACGCCGAGGCAGAAACTATGACGCTACAAAGAAAGCTACCGAATACGGTCCTATCGTAATGGACTACGCTGCTGACTATTCAGCAAGCTCACAGGGTAACTCAAGACTCTGCGTATACGGCTGGATGAAGAATCCTCTCGTTGAATACTACATCATCGAAGACTGGGTAAACTGGTGCCCGAAACCAAACGGTGCAAGCAAAACAGTTACGATCGACGGTGCTGAATACGAGATCTTCCAGCTCGACCACACAGGTCCTACTATCCTTGGTACAACAGAAACATTCAAGCAGTACTTCAGCGTTCGTAAGTCAAAGAGAACATCAGGTACTATTACTGTTTCAGATCATTTCAAGGCATGGGCAGACGCAGGCTGGAACATCGGTAACCTTACAGAAGTTGCTCTCAACGTTGAAGGATGGGAAAGCAGCGGTAAAGCTAACGTAACAAAGCTTTCTATCGGTACAGGCAGCGGTGGAAGCAGCAATACTCAGCAGGCACCGCAGCAGAATCCGGGACAGAATCCGCAGCAGGACACACAGCAGAACCCTTGGGGCGGCGGGGATCCGAACCAGCAGAACCCTTGGGGTGGTCAGATGCCTTGGGGTGACCAGAACCCTAACGGCGGCGGAGATCCGAACCAGCAGAATCCATGGGGCGGTCAGATGCCTTGGGGTGACCAGAACCCTAACGGCGGCGGAGATCCGAACCAGCAGAATCCATGGGGTGGTCAGATGCCTTGGGGCGACCAGAACCCGGTAGCTGCACAGGATCCGAACCAGCAAAACCCTTGGGGCGGCCAGATGCCTTGGGGCGATCAGAACCCTAACGGCGGTCAGGCACCGCAGGGTCAGCAGAATTCCGGACAGACCGCTGCAGCAGATTTCACCTTCGGTGATATCAATGACGACACAAAGATCGACATTACAGACCTTTCACTCCTTGCTGTTCATCTGATCGACAAGACTAATTTCACAGATAAGCAGAAACTGTCTGCTGACGTTGCATATAACGGAAGCATTGAACTTGCTGACCTTGCAACACTCAGACAGTTCATATCAAAGGTTATTACAAAACTCGGTGAAGGTTATACAGCACCTGCAAATCAGCCTTCTTCACAGCAGCAGCCTCAGCAGAATCCGGGACAGCAGCAGCCTCAGCAAAATCCTGAACAGCAGAATCCATGGGGCAGTCAGATGCCTTGGGGCGACCAGAACCCTAACGGCGGCGGAGATCCGAACCAGCAGAATCCTTGGGGCGGCCAGATGCCTTGGGGTGACCAGAATCCTAACGGCGGTCAGGCACCACAGGGACAGCAGCCTCAGACACAGCAGCCGGGACAGGGCAGCTTCACTGCAAACGGACAGAAGTTCAGCGTAGGCAACGGCCAGAATCAGCACAAGAATGACAACGTTGACGGCTACAGCTACGAGATCTGGCTTGACAACACAGGCGGAAGCGGTTCTATGACACTCGGCAGCGGCGGTACATTCAGCACAGAATGGAGTGCTCAGGTTTCAAGCGGTAACTTCCTTGCACGCCGAGGCAGAAACTACGATGCTACAAAGAAGGCTACAGAATATGGTCCGATCGTAATGGACTATGCAGCTGACTATTCAGCAAGCTCACAGGGTAACTCAAGACTCTGCGTATACGGCTGGATGAAGAATCCTCTCGTTGAATACTACATCATCGAGGACTGGGTAAACTGGTGCCCGAAACCAAACGGTGCAAGCAAAACAGTTACGATCGACGGTGCTGAATACGAGATCTTCCAGCTCGACCACACAGGTCCTACTATCCTTGGTACAACAGAAACATTCAAGCAGTACTTCAGTGTCCGCAAGTCAAAGAGAACATCAGGTACCATCACAGTATCAGATCACTTCAAGGCATGGGCAGCTGCAGGCTGGAACATAGGTAACCTTACAGAAGTTGCTCTCAACGTTGAAGGATGGGAAAGCAGCGGTAAGGCTAACGTAACAAAGCTTACTATCGGTACAGGCAGCGGTGAAAGCAGCAATACTCAGCAGGCTCCGCAGCAGAACCCTGGACAGAATCCGGGACAGAATCCATGGGGCGGCCAGATGCCATGGGGCGGCGACCAGAATCCTAACGGCGGTCAGAATCCTGGAGAACAGCAGGTACCTCAGCAGACAGCCAAGTCCACAGGTTCAAAAGGTAAGGTTCAGAACGGTGTATGGACATCAGATGCTGATGTTTCATGGATCGATGCTTCAAAGCCAATGGTTGCTATCGCATTTGATGACGGCCCGATTGCTAACTCACAGAATCCTGGCAGAATCCACAAGGCTCTTACTCAGAACGGCTTCCACGCAACATTCTTCTACTGGGGCGAAAGAATTGCCGGCAACGAGCAGGAAATCAAAAATGCTTTCAATGCAGGTTTCGAAGTAGCTAACCACAGCTGGACTCATCCGAACCTCACGGGACAGGGTGACAAGGGCAAGAGCGAATATCAGAGATGCAAACAGGCTCTCGATGCTATCATCGGCGGCGACAATGATTACCTCTTAAGACCTCCTTACCTTAACTTTGATTCAGGCGTAGGTCAGGCAGTAGGTGTTCCTTGTCCGAACTGCGGTCTTGACACAAAGGACTGGGACGGTGCTTCAAAGGATCAGATCCTTAACACTCTCAAGTCTGCTCTTTCAAACGGATCACTCAGAAACAAGGTTGTTCTCTGCCACGAAAACTATGACACAACAGCAGGCGCTATGGAAGAATTCCTCCCATACCTCAAGAGCCAGGGCTGGCAGTGTGTAACAGTTTCAGAAATGTTCAAGGCACAGGGCAAGACAATGCAGGCTGGTCAGCTTTATGACGACTGCAGATAA
- a CDS encoding glycoside hydrolase family 11 protein — protein sequence MKHTKKVLSGFIAMSMALPIAAPAELLSVSDVLTVKAADQQKTGKTADGYDYELWNQNYTGNVDMQLGSNGGFSCSWSGIENCLFRTGKKLGSTKGYKDYGNISIDYDVDYQPMGNSYMCVYGWTEDPTVEYYIVEAWGDWRPPGQQGGKGTVSADGKTYDIYTSTRVNQPSIHGTETFEQYWSVNKTNPAQVNQMKNLKGTITVSDHFAAWERSGMKMGKMYEVALNIEGYRSSGKANVKKNNLQIGGSRPSTQPAASQAPVAKISGTPVSAGTGLSTDCESNAGGWTARGDSVELLLSGDMKNGGSKALAVTGRAASWNGIQNASSDLKAGGSYSFSSSVGYKNDNYSSAGFTFGVQYDLGGETNYDNIADATASSGKMTKLAGDFTIPAGADNISLYIQTAYSENDTAADLIDFFVDDITVTGDVSSSSTVTQPTSNTGTQPVSRPSSGGQEVNDGSLKGKFGACFKIGTSVSPHELSQGGDFIKKHFNSITPENELKPDALLSPGSSNTRANVSLSKAASTLKFCEQNGIALRGHTFVWYSQTPDWFFRENFSQNGSYVSKDIMNQRLENFIKDTFDLLAKEYPKLDVYAYDVCNELFVNDGGGLRPGSNSGWTKVYGDTNDEFIINAFTYARKYAPAGCKLYINDYNEYIPAKTNDIYNIAMKLKQKGVIDGIGMQSHLDIKYPSAQVYKTGLEKFLSTGLEVQITELDITCGSDFNTQAKLFADVFQMAVDHADQIPALTVWGTNDSISWRRENNPLLFSSGYKAKPAFDAVMKVDTSSVKSQAPASQAPASQAPASQAPAQNPTQNIVQNPSTSTQAPAAANFSFGDINDDKKVDITDLSLLAVHLIDKTKFTEKQELSADVAYNGKVELADLATLRQFISKLIDKLGEGYVAPKASPSPSPSPSQQAQQPWQQPQQPSPSPSQQPQAPATFTSSGKTFSVGNGQTQHKNDNVDGYSYEIWLDRTGGSGSMTLGSGGTFSTEWSAQVASGNFLARRGRNYDATKKATEYGPIVMDYAADYSASSQGNSRLCVYGWMKNPLVEYYIIEDWVNWCPKPNGASKTVTIDGAEYEIFQLDHTGPTILGTTETFKQYFSVRKSKRTSGTITVSDHFKAWAAAGWNIGNLTEVALNVEGWESSGKATVSKLTIGTGSGEQQQTTQNPQQQNPWQQQNPQQGQQQVPQQTAKSTGSKGKVQNGVWTSDADVSWIDASKPMVAIAFDDGPIANSQNPGRIHNALTKNGFHATFFYWGERIRGNEQEIKNAFNAGFEVANHSWTHPNLTQQGDKGKSEYQKCKQALDAIIGGDNDYLLRPPYLNFDSGVGQAVGVPCPNCGLDTKDWDGASKDQILNTLKSALSNGSLRNKVVLCHENYDTTAGAMEEFLPYLKSQGWQCVTVSEMFKAQGKTMQAGQLYNECK from the coding sequence ATGAAACACACAAAAAAAGTTTTAAGTGGTTTCATCGCAATGTCAATGGCTCTGCCGATCGCAGCTCCAGCAGAACTGCTCAGCGTATCAGACGTACTGACAGTTAAGGCTGCCGACCAGCAGAAAACTGGTAAGACCGCTGACGGTTACGACTACGAGCTCTGGAATCAGAACTACACAGGTAACGTCGACATGCAGCTCGGATCAAACGGTGGATTCAGCTGTTCATGGAGCGGAATCGAAAACTGTCTCTTCCGTACGGGTAAAAAACTCGGAAGCACAAAGGGTTATAAGGATTACGGCAACATCAGTATCGATTATGATGTAGACTATCAGCCAATGGGTAACTCATACATGTGCGTTTACGGATGGACTGAAGATCCAACAGTCGAATATTACATCGTAGAAGCATGGGGCGACTGGAGACCACCGGGACAGCAGGGTGGCAAGGGTACAGTATCTGCTGACGGAAAAACATACGACATTTATACATCAACACGAGTAAATCAGCCTTCAATCCACGGAACTGAAACATTTGAGCAGTACTGGAGCGTAAACAAGACAAATCCTGCTCAGGTAAACCAGATGAAGAACCTCAAGGGTACTATTACAGTATCTGATCACTTCGCTGCATGGGAAAGATCCGGAATGAAGATGGGCAAGATGTACGAAGTTGCCCTCAACATCGAAGGCTACCGTTCAAGCGGTAAGGCAAACGTTAAGAAGAATAACCTCCAGATCGGCGGTTCACGTCCTTCAACTCAGCCGGCAGCTTCACAGGCACCTGTTGCCAAGATCAGCGGAACACCTGTTTCAGCAGGTACAGGTCTTTCAACAGACTGCGAAAGCAATGCAGGCGGCTGGACAGCAAGAGGCGACAGCGTTGAACTTCTTCTCTCAGGAGATATGAAGAACGGCGGTTCAAAGGCTCTTGCAGTTACAGGAAGAGCAGCTTCATGGAACGGTATCCAGAACGCTTCTTCAGACCTTAAAGCAGGCGGTTCATATTCATTCAGTTCATCGGTAGGTTACAAGAACGACAACTATTCATCAGCCGGATTCACATTCGGTGTTCAGTATGACCTTGGCGGTGAAACAAACTACGACAACATAGCTGATGCAACAGCTTCAAGCGGTAAGATGACTAAGCTCGCAGGCGACTTCACAATTCCTGCAGGTGCTGACAACATCTCACTCTACATTCAGACAGCATATTCAGAAAATGATACAGCTGCTGACCTTATCGACTTCTTTGTAGACGATATTACTGTTACAGGTGACGTTTCTTCTTCATCTACTGTAACACAGCCAACATCAAATACAGGAACACAGCCTGTATCAAGACCTTCATCAGGCGGACAGGAAGTAAACGACGGCTCACTCAAGGGCAAGTTTGGTGCATGCTTCAAGATCGGTACATCTGTAAGCCCTCACGAACTTTCACAGGGCGGCGACTTCATCAAGAAGCACTTTAATTCAATTACACCTGAAAACGAGCTCAAGCCTGACGCTCTCCTCTCGCCTGGTTCAAGCAACACAAGAGCTAATGTATCTCTCTCAAAGGCTGCATCAACACTTAAGTTCTGCGAACAGAATGGTATCGCACTCAGAGGCCACACATTTGTATGGTACAGCCAGACTCCTGACTGGTTCTTCAGGGAGAACTTCTCACAGAACGGTTCATATGTTTCAAAGGACATCATGAATCAGCGTCTTGAGAACTTCATCAAGGATACGTTCGATCTTCTTGCTAAGGAATATCCAAAGCTTGATGTATATGCATACGATGTTTGTAACGAGCTCTTCGTAAACGACGGCGGCGGACTCCGTCCGGGCAGCAACTCAGGCTGGACAAAGGTTTACGGCGACACTAACGATGAATTTATCATCAACGCATTCACATATGCAAGAAAGTATGCTCCTGCCGGATGCAAACTTTACATCAATGACTATAACGAATACATTCCTGCAAAGACAAACGATATCTACAATATCGCTATGAAGCTCAAGCAGAAAGGCGTTATCGACGGTATCGGCATGCAGTCTCACCTTGACATCAAGTATCCAAGTGCTCAGGTTTACAAGACAGGTCTTGAAAAGTTCTTAAGCACAGGACTTGAAGTTCAGATCACAGAGCTTGATATCACATGCGGTTCTGATTTCAATACACAGGCTAAGCTTTTCGCTGATGTATTCCAGATGGCAGTTGACCATGCTGACCAGATCCCTGCACTTACTGTATGGGGCACTAACGACAGCATCAGCTGGAGAAGAGAAAACAACCCTCTCCTGTTCAGCTCAGGATATAAGGCTAAGCCGGCATTTGACGCTGTAATGAAGGTTGATACATCTTCAGTAAAGAGTCAGGCACCAGCTTCTCAGGCTCCTGCATCACAGGCACCGGCTTCTCAGGCTCCTGCTCAGAATCCGACACAGAACATTGTGCAGAATCCGTCAACTTCTACACAGGCTCCTGCAGCAGCAAACTTCTCATTCGGTGATATCAATGACGATAAAAAGGTAGATATTACAGACCTTTCACTCTTAGCAGTACATCTTATTGACAAGACAAAGTTCACAGAAAAGCAGGAACTTTCTGCAGACGTTGCTTACAATGGTAAAGTTGAACTTGCTGACCTTGCTACATTAAGACAGTTTATCTCAAAACTTATTGATAAACTCGGCGAAGGTTATGTAGCTCCTAAGGCTTCACCATCACCTTCACCTTCTCCTTCACAGCAGGCACAGCAGCCTTGGCAGCAGCCACAGCAGCCATCACCTTCACCTTCACAGCAGCCACAGGCTCCTGCAACCTTCACATCATCAGGCAAGACATTCAGCGTAGGTAACGGTCAGACTCAGCACAAGAATGACAACGTTGACGGCTACAGCTACGAGATCTGGCTCGACAGAACAGGCGGAAGCGGTTCTATGACACTCGGCAGCGGCGGAACATTCAGCACAGAATGGAGCGCTCAGGTTGCAAGCGGTAACTTCCTTGCTCGTCGTGGCAGAAACTATGATGCTACAAAGAAGGCTACAGAATATGGTCCGATCGTAATGGACTATGCAGCTGACTATTCAGCAAGCTCACAGGGTAACTCAAGACTCTGCGTATACGGCTGGATGAAGAATCCTCTCGTTGAATACTACATCATCGAAGACTGGGTAAACTGGTGCCCGAAACCAAACGGTGCAAGCAAAACAGTTACAATCGACGGTGCTGAATACGAGATCTTCCAGCTCGACCACACAGGTCCTACTATCCTTGGTACAACAGAAACATTCAAGCAGTACTTCAGCGTTCGTAAGTCAAAGAGAACATCAGGTACTATTACAGTATCAGATCACTTCAAGGCTTGGGCAGCTGCAGGCTGGAACATAGGTAATCTTACAGAAGTTGCCCTCAACGTTGAAGGCTGGGAGAGCAGCGGTAAGGCTACAGTATCAAAGCTCACAATCGGTACAGGCAGCGGCGAACAGCAGCAGACAACTCAGAACCCTCAGCAGCAGAACCCATGGCAGCAGCAGAACCCTCAGCAGGGTCAGCAGCAGGTTCCTCAGCAGACTGCTAAGTCTACTGGTTCAAAGGGTAAGGTTCAGAACGGTGTATGGACATCAGATGCTGACGTTTCATGGATCGATGCTTCAAAGCCAATGGTTGCGATTGCATTTGATGACGGCCCGATAGCTAACTCACAGAATCCTGGCAGAATTCACAACGCTCTTACAAAGAACGGCTTCCACGCTACATTCTTCTACTGGGGCGAAAGAATCCGCGGCAACGAACAGGAAATCAAAAATGCATTCAATGCAGGTTTCGAAGTAGCTAACCACAGCTGGACTCATCCGAACCTCACTCAACAGGGTGACAAGGGTAAGAGCGAATATCAGAAGTGTAAGCAGGCTCTCGATGCTATCATCGGCGGTGACAATGATTACCTCTTAAGACCTCCTTACCTTAACTTTGATTCAGGCGTAGGTCAGGCAGTAGGTGTTCCTTGCCCGAACTGCGGTCTTGATACAAAGGACTGGGACGGTGCTTCAAAGGATCAGATCCTCAACACTCTCAAGTCTGCTCTTTCAAACGGATCACTCAGAAACAAGGTTGTTCTCTGCCACGAAAACTATGACACAACAGCAGGCGCTATGGAAGAATTCCTTCCATACCTCAAGAGCCAGGGCTGGCAGTGTGTAACAGTTTCAGAAATGTTCAAGGCACAGGGCAAGACAATGCAGGCTGGTCAGCTTTATAACGAATGCAAATAA